A stretch of the Bacteroidales bacterium genome encodes the following:
- a CDS encoding cation transporter — translation MEILSNEKANKKAALLSILSNIVLILLKLIISFFTGSISILSEALHSLSDLFASVITFFSVKYSETPPDEKHPYGHGRIENVTASVEAILVIIAAIFILYESIIRFFYPSNIQMPILGIVVMFLSFLLNLFLSNYLYKVSKKTKSVALEGDALHLRADMFSSLAIILGFVLMYFFHWYVIDSIFAFAVAIYMSIEGVILFKKSFNPLMDESVEKADLDTIIKIFEDNHYRIHNLRTRKSGNIIFADVHLELPPQMSLIEAHTICDNIEQLVAEKNPNIRVNIHVEPTNPDKN, via the coding sequence ATGGAAATATTATCTAATGAAAAAGCCAACAAAAAAGCTGCTTTATTATCAATATTATCGAATATAGTTTTAATTTTGTTAAAACTTATAATTTCTTTTTTTACTGGTTCAATAAGCATTTTATCAGAGGCATTGCATTCGTTAAGTGATTTATTTGCTTCTGTTATTACTTTTTTTTCTGTAAAGTATTCTGAAACTCCACCCGACGAAAAACATCCCTATGGACACGGACGAATCGAAAATGTAACGGCTTCTGTGGAAGCTATACTTGTAATTATTGCAGCCATTTTTATTTTATACGAATCCATCATTCGTTTTTTTTACCCTTCCAATATTCAGATGCCTATACTGGGTATTGTTGTAATGTTTTTATCGTTTCTCTTAAACTTGTTTTTATCTAATTATTTATATAAGGTATCTAAAAAAACAAAATCAGTAGCGCTCGAAGGGGATGCACTTCATTTGAGAGCTGATATGTTTTCGTCATTAGCTATAATACTTGGATTTGTATTAATGTATTTTTTTCATTGGTATGTTATCGATTCCATATTTGCTTTTGCAGTAGCTATTTATATGTCTATTGAAGGCGTTATTTTATTTAAAAAATCGTTTAACCCATTAATGGATGAATCGGTTGAAAAGGCCGATTTAGATACCATAATAAAAATATTTGAAGATAATCACTATCGAATTCACAATTTAAGAACGCGAAAATCGGGTAATATTATTTTTGCTGATGTACACTTAGAGTTGCCTCCTCAGATGTCATTAATCGAAGCACATACTATTTGCGATAATATAGAACAACTCGTTGCTGAAAAAAATCCTAATATAAGAGTAAATATACATGTAGAGCCAACCAATCCAGATAAAAATTAA
- the gmk gene encoding guanylate kinase, translating into MAKKKVVIISAPSGAGKTTMVKHLLSNFPQLEFSVSACSRPKRPNEIDGVDYFFLTVEEFKQRIKNNEFIEWQEVYPNRFYGTLKAEVERIWAKNHVVLFDVDVLGGINLKKIFKDEAVSIFIAPPSIDVLKERLEKRGTENIESLKQRVEKAEYEMKFQSQFDYVVVNDNLELAIQEITSIVLTHI; encoded by the coding sequence ATGGCAAAAAAAAAGGTGGTTATTATTTCTGCTCCATCGGGTGCTGGTAAGACCACTATGGTTAAGCATCTTTTATCGAATTTCCCCCAGTTAGAGTTTAGTGTTTCGGCATGTAGTCGTCCTAAACGCCCAAACGAAATAGATGGGGTAGATTATTTCTTTCTTACCGTCGAAGAATTTAAACAACGTATTAAAAACAATGAGTTTATAGAATGGCAAGAAGTATATCCTAATCGTTTTTATGGAACATTAAAAGCCGAGGTTGAGCGTATTTGGGCTAAAAATCATGTGGTACTTTTCGATGTAGATGTATTAGGTGGTATTAATTTAAAAAAAATATTCAAAGACGAGGCCGTTTCCATTTTTATAGCTCCTCCGTCCATCGATGTGCTTAAAGAAAGACTTGAAAAAAGAGGAACTGAAAATATTGAAAGTCTAAAACAAAGAGTTGAAAAAGCTGAATATGAAATGAAATTTCAATCTCAATTTGATTATGTGGTTGTTAACGACAATTTAGAGTTAGCTATTCAAGAAATTACAAGTATTGTTCTTACACATATTTAA
- a CDS encoding FKBP-type peptidyl-prolyl cis-trans isomerase has translation MKKINILGLFILLLIIACSQGHRKPKSDEEVLAYKEPLVKVNAILVDRDSLKIARYCKRNNLKLTVGKNGLWYQIQHIGKGDSAQYGKVANIKYKVWILETGKICYCSDSSGIKSFRVGKDDVESGLDIGIRMMREGDKAMFILPPNLAYGLLGDEKCIPARSIIVYEVELVKVTPQ, from the coding sequence ATGAAGAAGATTAACATATTAGGCTTATTTATTCTATTGTTAATTATAGCATGCTCACAAGGACATCGTAAACCTAAATCAGACGAAGAAGTACTAGCTTATAAAGAACCTCTCGTAAAAGTGAATGCCATATTAGTGGATAGGGATTCGTTAAAAATAGCACGCTACTGTAAACGTAATAATTTAAAACTCACTGTTGGGAAAAATGGTTTATGGTATCAAATTCAGCATATTGGCAAAGGCGACTCGGCTCAATACGGGAAGGTTGCAAATATAAAGTATAAAGTTTGGATACTCGAAACGGGTAAAATTTGTTATTGTAGCGATAGTAGCGGAATAAAAAGTTTTCGTGTTGGAAAAGATGATGTTGAATCGGGTTTAGATATAGGGATTCGTATGATGCGTGAAGGCGATAAAGCAATGTTTATTTTACCTCCTAATTTAGCCTATGGTTTACTAGGAGACGAAAAATGTATTCCTGCCCGCAGTATAATAGTTTATGAGGTAGAACTTGTTAAAGTAACTCCCCAATAA
- a CDS encoding bifunctional oligoribonuclease/PAP phosphatase NrnA, whose translation MEKIINQLLEYVKKSKSIVVIGHENPDGDAVGSVLGLYILLKQMGKNAWAVFPNNVPDFLKWVPHFNEAIFYNNDNQIIEEIFQKCEIIFCLDFNERKRVGKMQYLLENSKATKILIDHHPYPDSFFDILISEQEVSSTAELVYTVIELCQWTTYINKEVAENLFTGIMSDTISFNVNASRPKTYEIAARLLQYGLNKEKIHRNIFNSFTQQRMRMLGYALHKKMKIIHEYATGYIYLSKNELQEFCFQKGDTEGFVNYPLSIKGIRFAALFLERDEYIKISFRSVGNIPVNEIMAKHFSGGGHKNAAGGEAKNVSLEECINQFESILPLYKDILLNEED comes from the coding sequence GTGGAAAAAATTATAAATCAATTACTTGAATACGTAAAAAAATCAAAAAGCATTGTTGTTATTGGACATGAAAATCCGGATGGCGATGCTGTTGGGAGTGTTTTGGGTTTATACATATTGCTAAAACAAATGGGCAAAAACGCATGGGCAGTTTTTCCTAATAATGTCCCCGATTTTTTAAAATGGGTGCCCCATTTTAACGAAGCTATTTTTTATAACAATGATAATCAAATTATTGAGGAAATATTTCAAAAATGTGAAATTATCTTTTGTCTGGACTTTAATGAACGAAAACGGGTTGGTAAAATGCAATATCTGCTTGAAAATTCGAAAGCCACAAAAATTCTAATTGACCACCATCCATACCCTGATTCTTTTTTTGATATTTTAATCTCTGAACAAGAAGTTAGCTCAACGGCTGAACTTGTTTACACTGTTATAGAACTTTGCCAATGGACAACATATATAAATAAAGAGGTAGCCGAAAATTTATTTACAGGTATTATGTCAGACACCATTTCATTTAACGTTAATGCATCAAGACCCAAAACATATGAAATAGCTGCACGTTTATTGCAATATGGTTTAAATAAAGAAAAAATACATCGAAACATTTTTAATAGTTTTACTCAACAAAGAATGCGAATGCTAGGCTATGCATTACATAAAAAAATGAAAATTATTCATGAATACGCAACAGGCTATATATATTTATCGAAAAATGAACTACAAGAATTTTGTTTCCAGAAAGGCGATACTGAAGGTTTTGTAAATTATCCATTAAGTATAAAGGGCATTCGTTTTGCAGCTTTATTTTTAGAACGCGACGAATACATTAAAATCTCATTCCGTTCGGTTGGAAATATACCTGTAAATGAAATAATGGCCAAACATTTTTCAGGAGGTGGACATAAAAATGCCGCCGGGGGCGAAGCTAAAAACGTTTCGTTAGAAGAATGTATAAATCAATTTGAATCGATACTTCCTCTTTATAAAGATATATTATTAAATGAAGAAGATTAA
- the hflX gene encoding GTPase HflX, producing MTLLKSNAQQCVLVGVITPEIDEKKANEYIDELEFLALTAHLETKQKFFQKIQSPNSKTFIGEGKLLEIRNYIQENQISIAIFDDELSGTQLRNIENILKCKVLDRTNLILDIFAVRAQTAYAKVQVELAQYEYMLPRLTRMWTHLERQQGGIGMRGPGEKELETDKRVIKKRISLLKEQLKRIDRQMNTQRQQRKKWVRAALVGYTNVGKSTLMNLLSKSDVFAENKLFATLDTTVRKVVIDNIPFLLSDTVGFIRKLPHHLIESFKSTLDELTEADIILHVIDASHNSYHDHFRVVNQTLFDIGVKNKPIIHIFNKIDLLNSEQKMLLQNESKILINNNENNTIIYISATQKENIDTLKTLIYNIVKEIHRKRYPFENFLYPDFK from the coding sequence ATGACTTTACTAAAATCTAATGCACAGCAGTGTGTACTGGTTGGTGTTATTACTCCCGAAATTGACGAAAAAAAAGCGAATGAATATATTGATGAACTTGAATTTTTAGCACTTACTGCCCATTTAGAAACCAAGCAAAAATTTTTTCAAAAAATACAAAGCCCTAATTCTAAAACTTTTATTGGTGAAGGTAAGTTATTAGAAATCAGGAATTATATTCAAGAAAATCAAATATCCATAGCTATATTTGATGATGAGTTAAGTGGAACTCAGTTGCGAAATATAGAAAATATATTAAAATGTAAAGTACTCGATCGCACTAATTTAATTTTAGATATTTTTGCTGTACGTGCTCAAACGGCTTATGCTAAAGTACAAGTTGAGTTAGCACAATACGAATATATGTTACCACGCCTTACTCGAATGTGGACACACCTCGAACGTCAGCAAGGCGGTATTGGTATGAGAGGACCTGGTGAAAAAGAACTCGAAACCGATAAGCGTGTTATTAAAAAGAGAATATCGTTGCTAAAAGAGCAGTTAAAAAGGATCGATAGGCAAATGAATACACAACGTCAGCAACGAAAAAAATGGGTACGAGCAGCTTTAGTTGGTTATACCAACGTAGGAAAATCAACACTCATGAATTTATTAAGCAAATCGGATGTATTTGCAGAAAATAAACTTTTTGCTACGCTCGATACTACTGTTCGAAAAGTGGTAATTGATAATATCCCATTTTTACTTTCTGATACGGTAGGATTTATAAGAAAATTGCCTCATCATTTAATTGAATCATTTAAATCTACATTAGATGAACTCACTGAAGCTGATATTATTTTACATGTAATTGATGCTAGTCATAATTCGTACCACGATCATTTTAGAGTTGTTAATCAAACACTTTTTGACATTGGAGTAAAAAATAAACCCATTATTCATATTTTTAATAAAATCGATTTATTAAATAGCGAACAAAAAATGTTATTGCAAAACGAGTCAAAAATTTTAATAAATAACAATGAAAACAATACAATTATTTATATTTCAGCTACGCAAAAAGAAAATATTGATACACTTAAAACATTAATTTATAATATTGTAAAAGAAATTCATCGCAAAAGATATCCTTTTGAAAATTTTTTATATCCAGATTTTAAATAA
- a CDS encoding energy transducer TonB, producing MELKKNPQADLERKRSLFFQIGLLITLALLLFAFELKIMPEENSTFVAENTGKIEEEIVPITKQEEIKTPPPPPPAVTDVLEIVENNEQITNEVQIQNTEADANTQIEAKVEVQQEEENEEVINFYVIEEKPEFPGGEAAMFQYISKTIKYPEIAKENGVQGKVFVQFVIGKDGRVTDVQVVRGVDPSLDKEAIRVIQNMPAWKPGKQRGKPVKVSFQLPINFKLS from the coding sequence ATGGAACTAAAGAAAAATCCTCAGGCAGATCTTGAAAGAAAGCGTAGCTTGTTTTTTCAAATAGGCTTATTAATAACTTTAGCCTTATTATTATTTGCATTTGAACTCAAAATTATGCCAGAAGAAAATAGCACTTTTGTTGCTGAAAATACAGGCAAAATAGAAGAAGAAATTGTTCCTATTACTAAACAAGAAGAAATTAAAACTCCTCCTCCACCACCACCGGCCGTTACCGATGTGCTCGAAATAGTTGAAAATAATGAACAAATAACTAACGAAGTTCAAATTCAAAATACAGAAGCCGATGCAAATACACAAATTGAAGCTAAAGTAGAAGTACAACAAGAAGAAGAAAATGAAGAAGTTATTAACTTTTACGTAATAGAAGAAAAACCTGAATTCCCCGGTGGCGAAGCAGCCATGTTTCAATACATAAGCAAAACCATTAAATATCCTGAAATAGCAAAAGAAAACGGAGTTCAAGGTAAAGTTTTTGTTCAATTTGTTATAGGTAAGGACGGCAGAGTAACCGATGTACAAGTTGTTCGTGGAGTAGACCCATCACTCGATAAAGAAGCTATTCGAGTAATTCAAAACATGCCAGCTTGGAAACCTGGTAAACAAAGAGGTAAACCAGTAAAAGTTTCGTTTCAGTTACCTATAAACTTTAAACTTAGCTAA
- a CDS encoding response regulator transcription factor, giving the protein MIKAIIADDEHDAVNYLKDSLKKCCSNVEIIATARNVKETEESVLSLHPDLLLLDINMPGGSVFEMLDRIKPITFEIIFVTAYNQFAIQALKRNAIDYLLKPININELKEAISKVERKKSEAINKNNIEELIREITKQNKIAITTFERTIYLKTSDIIRFEGEGNYVRIITSSGENYFVSKKIKDYQELLPDYPFFRVHNSFLINVDHVKSILNKDSAIIMSDDTVIPVSRKKREEFLELMSHHCKC; this is encoded by the coding sequence ATGATAAAAGCCATTATTGCTGATGACGAACACGATGCTGTTAACTATCTGAAAGATAGCTTAAAAAAATGTTGTTCTAACGTGGAAATAATAGCTACAGCTCGAAATGTTAAAGAAACCGAAGAGTCTGTTTTATCATTACATCCTGATTTGCTATTGCTTGATATTAATATGCCTGGTGGAAGTGTGTTTGAAATGTTAGATCGAATAAAACCAATTACTTTCGAAATAATATTTGTTACGGCATACAACCAATTTGCTATTCAAGCTCTAAAACGAAATGCTATCGATTATTTACTAAAACCAATTAATATAAATGAGTTAAAAGAAGCCATAAGTAAAGTAGAAAGAAAAAAATCTGAAGCAATTAATAAAAATAATATCGAAGAACTTATTCGTGAAATAACTAAACAAAACAAAATTGCAATTACAACTTTTGAGCGAACAATTTATTTAAAGACATCAGATATTATTCGTTTTGAAGGTGAAGGAAACTATGTAAGAATTATTACCTCTTCGGGCGAAAATTATTTTGTTTCAAAAAAAATAAAAGATTATCAGGAATTATTGCCCGATTATCCTTTTTTCAGAGTACATAATAGTTTCTTAATTAATGTAGACCATGTAAAATCTATATTAAATAAAGACTCCGCAATTATTATGTCTGACGATACGGTTATCCCCGTTTCCAGAAAGAAGCGTGAAGAATTTTTAGAATTAATGTCACATCATTGTAAATGCTAA
- a CDS encoding nucleoside-diphosphate kinase — protein MAGNITFTMIKPGAVKNEHIGEILAMINKAGFHIVSLKMMQLSRESAAKFYAVHKGKPFYEGLVEFMSSGPIVAAILQKENAVEDYRKLIGATDPAKAEEGTIRKLFAESVQRNAVHGSDSDETAIAEAAFFFPEIERFYK, from the coding sequence ATGGCAGGAAATATTACATTTACTATGATTAAGCCAGGTGCAGTAAAAAATGAGCATATTGGCGAAATATTAGCAATGATAAATAAAGCAGGTTTTCATATTGTATCATTAAAGATGATGCAATTATCTCGCGAAAGTGCTGCTAAATTTTATGCTGTACACAAAGGTAAACCGTTCTACGAAGGCTTAGTTGAATTTATGTCGTCTGGTCCTATTGTTGCTGCTATTTTGCAAAAAGAAAATGCCGTAGAAGATTATCGTAAGCTTATCGGTGCCACCGACCCAGCAAAAGCCGAAGAAGGAACCATAAGAAAATTATTTGCTGAGTCGGTTCAAAGGAATGCAGTTCATGGTTCAGATAGCGATGAAACCGCTATCGCCGAAGCAGCTTTCTTCTTTCCAGAAATAGAACGTTTTTATAAATAA
- a CDS encoding energy transducer TonB has protein sequence MEPKKKSNVNLERKRIFFFQLGLMFVLVIVFAAFEWKYQPKENDFMGNTNTTIIFEDIVPTTKQNEIKKPKINVPTPQLDIMKIIDNSMKIQNEFKMGDTEANDSTIILISPIEPEDTTIYDSWEIEKMPQFIGGNPALYQWLREHIPYPKELKEMGIQGKVGVQFVVEKDGSIAEVSIIRGIDPNLDRIIVDSILKMPKWEPGFKNGKYVATKFALPISFKLE, from the coding sequence ATGGAACCGAAAAAAAAATCGAATGTAAATCTTGAACGCAAAAGAATATTTTTCTTTCAATTAGGCTTAATGTTTGTATTAGTTATCGTTTTTGCAGCTTTTGAATGGAAATATCAACCTAAAGAAAATGATTTTATGGGCAATACAAATACAACCATAATTTTCGAAGATATTGTTCCAACTACTAAACAAAATGAAATAAAAAAGCCCAAAATAAATGTACCTACACCACAATTAGATATTATGAAAATAATTGATAATTCTATGAAAATACAAAATGAATTTAAAATGGGCGATACCGAAGCAAATGATTCTACAATAATATTGATATCACCGATTGAACCCGAGGATACTACCATATACGATTCTTGGGAAATAGAAAAAATGCCTCAATTTATAGGAGGAAACCCTGCTTTGTATCAATGGCTCCGCGAACATATACCATATCCGAAAGAATTAAAAGAAATGGGAATTCAAGGTAAAGTAGGTGTTCAATTTGTAGTTGAAAAAGATGGCAGTATTGCCGAGGTCTCCATTATTCGAGGAATAGACCCCAATTTAGATCGAATAATAGTTGACAGTATTTTAAAAATGCCCAAATGGGAACCAGGTTTTAAAAATGGTAAATATGTTGCAACCAAGTTTGCACTTCCCATCAGTTTTAAGTTAGAATAA
- a CDS encoding YicC family protein, whose amino-acid sequence MTGFGHLTFIYQKKQITIDVKCLNSKSLDLNVRIPNFYKELEFELRSIVTKQLLRGKIDISFNVEWIEPPIPGELNKTAFIHYYNSLLELKNELQLHHYQPEWFSTLIRMPDVVSSIQQKLEDDEKKCVIQNFELVIKQVNDFRTQEAQTLVNDISNRVKLIDSKIDDISVFEKQRIENIRLRISNSLQDFFKEQTYDANRFEQELIYYLEKLDITEEKVRLRNHCKYFLDTIQNEEHAGRKLAFISQEIGREINTLGSKAQDTQIQILVVEMKDELEKIKEQLLNIL is encoded by the coding sequence ATGACAGGCTTCGGCCACCTAACTTTTATTTATCAAAAAAAACAAATCACTATTGATGTTAAGTGCCTGAATAGTAAGTCTTTAGATTTAAATGTGCGAATCCCAAATTTTTATAAGGAACTTGAATTTGAACTTAGAAGCATTGTAACAAAACAATTATTAAGAGGAAAAATTGATATAAGTTTTAATGTAGAATGGATTGAGCCTCCTATCCCTGGTGAATTAAACAAAACAGCATTTATACACTATTATAATTCTTTGCTTGAGTTAAAAAATGAACTTCAACTTCATCATTATCAGCCCGAATGGTTTTCTACTCTAATTCGAATGCCCGATGTGGTGAGCTCTATTCAGCAGAAACTTGAAGACGATGAAAAAAAATGTGTAATTCAAAATTTTGAGCTAGTTATTAAACAAGTTAATGACTTTAGAACACAAGAAGCACAAACATTGGTTAATGATATATCCAATCGAGTAAAGTTAATCGATAGTAAAATAGATGATATTTCAGTATTTGAAAAACAGCGAATTGAAAATATTCGACTTCGTATTAGTAACAGCTTGCAAGATTTTTTTAAAGAACAAACATACGACGCAAACCGTTTTGAACAGGAGCTAATTTATTACCTCGAAAAACTTGATATAACCGAAGAAAAGGTTCGCCTCCGCAATCATTGTAAATATTTTCTTGATACAATACAAAACGAAGAGCACGCGGGACGTAAATTAGCATTTATATCGCAAGAAATAGGTAGAGAAATAAATACCCTTGGTTCAAAAGCTCAAGATACTCAAATTCAGATATTAGTGGTGGAAATGAAAGACGAACTCGAAAAAATTAAAGAACAATTATTAAACATTTTGTAG